One stretch of Algiphilus sp. DNA includes these proteins:
- a CDS encoding SDR family oxidoreductase, with protein sequence MLQKLPDQFNALVVGASRGIGLGITRALLADARVGRVYGGCREPEQAHEIHATASADCRLRTLRMDVMDEHTVEEAAGDIRRFCGYLHLVIVTAGVLHDPLGMEPERRLAAFDPEIAARSMQVNAFGPLLVLKHFAPLMASGGTAYFASLSARVGSIGDNRIGGWYSYRAAKAAQNQLVHTAAIELARQHPELVCVTLHPGTVDTDLSKPFQGRVPADRLFDVERASAQLLDVLGGLTAGDSGGFFAWDGAPVPW encoded by the coding sequence ATGCTGCAAAAGCTTCCCGACCAATTCAACGCGCTGGTGGTGGGCGCCAGCCGGGGCATCGGCCTCGGCATCACGCGCGCGCTGCTCGCCGATGCGCGCGTCGGTCGGGTCTACGGCGGCTGCCGCGAACCCGAGCAGGCACACGAGATCCACGCCACCGCGAGCGCCGACTGCCGGCTGCGCACACTGCGCATGGACGTGATGGACGAGCACACCGTCGAGGAAGCCGCCGGCGATATCCGCCGCTTCTGCGGGTACCTCCATCTGGTGATCGTCACCGCCGGGGTGCTGCACGATCCCCTCGGCATGGAACCCGAACGCCGGCTTGCGGCCTTCGATCCGGAGATCGCCGCGCGCAGCATGCAGGTCAACGCCTTCGGGCCACTGCTGGTGCTCAAGCACTTCGCGCCTCTCATGGCCAGCGGTGGCACGGCCTACTTCGCGAGCCTGTCGGCGCGCGTCGGCTCCATCGGCGACAACCGCATCGGCGGCTGGTACAGCTATCGCGCCGCCAAGGCGGCGCAGAACCAGCTGGTGCATACCGCCGCCATCGAGCTGGCGCGTCAGCACCCGGAGCTGGTGTGCGTGACGCTGCATCCGGGCACGGTCGACACCGATCTATCGAAACCCTTCCAGGGCCGCGTGCCGGCCGACAGGCTCTTCGATGTGGAGCGGGCCAGCGCGCAGCTTCTCGATGTGCTGGGCGGGCTCACCGCCGGCGACAGCGGCGGCTTCTTCGCCTGGGACGGGGCGCCCGTGCCCTGGTAG
- a CDS encoding DUF167 domain-containing protein produces MERAARLEIKVAAGASKNALQGFAGDVLKLAVTAAPERGRANKAVFALLADVLQVPVSALDIARGATRPRKVLTVQGLDAAELRARLNAALS; encoded by the coding sequence ATGGAGCGCGCTGCACGGCTGGAAATCAAGGTTGCCGCGGGGGCGTCCAAGAACGCGCTCCAGGGCTTCGCGGGCGACGTGCTGAAGCTCGCGGTCACCGCCGCGCCGGAACGAGGCCGGGCCAACAAGGCGGTTTTCGCGCTGCTCGCCGACGTCCTGCAGGTGCCGGTGAGCGCGCTCGACATCGCGCGCGGCGCGACTCGGCCGCGCAAGGTGCTGACCGTGCAGGGCCTCGATGCCGCCGAGCTGCGCGCGCGCCTGAACGCCGCGCTGTCCTAG
- the ttcA gene encoding tRNA 2-thiocytidine(32) synthetase TtcA, with the protein MADDTPLIFHPPAGADRADTRRGKREADKRAKRLRRLTGQAIGDYAMINDGDRVLVCLSGGKDSYTMLEMLLQLRDAAPVDFELHALNLDQKQPGFPEHVLPEYLSGRGVPYTILEQDTYSVVTRVIPEGRTMCSLCSRLRRGALYTFAAENGYNKIALGHHKDDIVATFFLNLFFGGRMAGMPPKLKSDDGRNIVIRPLAYCREDDIAAYAENRGFPIIPCNLCGSQDNLQRQQVQRMMADWERTAPGRVEQIFRAMCNVKPSQLADPTLFDFAGLDAGEQARDWFAAPGSTED; encoded by the coding sequence ATGGCCGACGACACGCCACTGATCTTCCACCCGCCGGCCGGCGCCGACCGCGCCGACACGCGCCGCGGCAAGCGCGAGGCCGACAAGCGCGCCAAGCGCCTGCGCCGACTGACCGGGCAGGCGATCGGCGACTACGCCATGATCAATGACGGCGACCGCGTGCTGGTCTGTCTGTCGGGCGGCAAGGACAGCTACACCATGCTGGAGATGCTGCTGCAGCTGCGCGACGCCGCGCCGGTGGACTTCGAGCTGCACGCGCTCAATCTCGATCAGAAGCAGCCCGGCTTCCCCGAGCACGTGCTGCCCGAGTATCTCTCCGGCCGCGGCGTGCCGTACACCATCCTCGAGCAGGACACCTACTCGGTGGTCACGCGCGTGATCCCCGAGGGCAGGACCATGTGCTCGCTGTGCTCGCGCCTGCGGCGTGGCGCGCTGTACACCTTCGCCGCCGAGAACGGCTACAACAAGATCGCGCTCGGCCATCACAAGGACGACATCGTCGCCACCTTCTTCCTCAACCTGTTCTTCGGCGGCCGCATGGCCGGCATGCCGCCGAAGCTGAAGAGCGACGACGGCCGCAACATCGTCATCCGGCCGCTGGCCTACTGCCGCGAGGACGACATCGCCGCCTATGCCGAGAACCGGGGCTTCCCGATCATCCCGTGCAACCTGTGCGGCTCGCAGGACAATCTCCAGCGCCAGCAGGTGCAGCGCATGATGGCGGACTGGGAGCGCACCGCACCCGGTCGCGTCGAGCAGATCTTCCGCGCCATGTGCAACGTCAAGCCGTCGCAGCTCGCCGACCCGACGCTGTTCGATTTCGCCGGACTCGATGCCGGAGAGCAGGCGCGCGACTGGTTCGCAGCGCCCGGCAGCACCGAAGACTGA
- a CDS encoding primosomal protein N', translating into MWLIATAVKCPLRRRFDYQVPEALVATLSPGMRIRVPFGRRETIAVTLDAPRRVDDGGTARAYRPLGEVLDDAPLLDTELLASLKWAADYYHHPIGEVVAAALPTALRQGEARNAAEQPWLHITAAGRAVIDTIARRAPAQARLLARLAEGAMPRSEAPREQAKALLERGYCEQALPAPLATPPPPEPGAPVALTAEQTAALAGLPWAGFGVTVLQGVTGSGKTELYLRRIADDIAAGGQALLLVPEIGLTPQLLERARERLGGAVIGYHSAMTDSARLDAWRRVDAGEPLLVVGTRSAVWLPFRRLMRVCVDEEHDVSFKQQDGFRYSARDVAVVRARAFDAPVVLGSATPSLESLHNASTGRYQLVRLDVRAREAPGARLHVVDARGQRLRGGLTPDLSRALQRHVADGGQALLFVNRRGYAPALLCHDCGWGASCRACDARMTWHKRRGRLLCHHCGAQQAVPESCPACGSATLRAAGHGTERVEEHLRTLLPEARIARADSDAMQRAGAWDTLRDEVLSGAVQVLVGTQMLAKGHDFPGITLVGIVSVDQALFSADLRATERMAQLVTQVAGRAGRGARAGEVLLQTHVPDHPLLRELLDDGYEAFAASLRAERAAAALPPARPLALLRAESAAERAADAFLEAAAGVLRARGAEALGPVPAPMMRRAGRYRAQLWLQADSRAALQQALAQACVEIEALPAARRVRWGVDVDPADTL; encoded by the coding sequence GTGTGGCTGATCGCGACCGCTGTCAAGTGCCCGCTGCGGCGGCGGTTCGATTACCAGGTGCCGGAGGCCCTGGTTGCGACGTTGTCACCGGGTATGCGGATACGCGTGCCCTTCGGTCGGCGCGAGACCATTGCCGTGACGCTCGATGCACCGCGCCGCGTCGATGACGGCGGCACCGCGCGCGCCTACCGCCCGCTGGGCGAGGTGCTGGATGACGCGCCGCTGCTCGACACCGAGCTGCTCGCCAGCCTGAAGTGGGCGGCCGACTACTACCACCACCCCATCGGCGAGGTCGTGGCCGCGGCGCTGCCGACCGCGCTGCGACAGGGCGAGGCGCGCAATGCCGCCGAGCAGCCCTGGCTGCACATCACCGCGGCCGGGCGCGCGGTGATCGACACCATCGCGCGGCGCGCCCCTGCCCAGGCGCGCCTGCTGGCGCGACTGGCCGAGGGCGCGATGCCGCGCAGCGAAGCACCGCGCGAACAGGCGAAAGCGCTGCTCGAACGTGGCTACTGCGAACAGGCGCTGCCCGCCCCGCTGGCGACACCGCCGCCACCCGAGCCCGGCGCGCCAGTGGCACTGACCGCCGAGCAGACGGCGGCGCTCGCCGGGCTGCCATGGGCAGGGTTCGGCGTGACCGTCCTGCAGGGCGTCACCGGCAGCGGCAAGACCGAGCTCTACCTGCGCCGCATTGCCGACGACATTGCCGCGGGCGGGCAGGCGCTGCTGCTGGTGCCCGAGATCGGACTTACCCCGCAGCTGCTGGAGCGGGCGCGCGAGCGCCTGGGCGGCGCGGTGATCGGCTATCACTCCGCGATGACCGACAGCGCGCGCCTCGACGCCTGGCGACGCGTCGATGCCGGCGAGCCGCTGCTGGTGGTGGGGACGCGCTCGGCGGTGTGGCTGCCCTTCCGGCGGCTGATGCGGGTGTGCGTGGACGAGGAGCACGACGTCTCCTTCAAGCAGCAGGACGGCTTCCGCTACTCGGCGCGCGACGTCGCGGTGGTGCGCGCACGCGCCTTCGACGCGCCGGTGGTGCTGGGCAGCGCGACACCGTCGCTGGAGTCGCTGCACAACGCGTCGACCGGCCGCTATCAGCTCGTGCGCCTGGACGTGCGCGCACGGGAAGCGCCGGGCGCGCGCCTGCACGTGGTCGACGCGCGCGGGCAGCGCCTGCGCGGCGGGCTGACGCCGGACCTGTCGCGCGCGCTGCAGCGGCACGTCGCCGACGGTGGCCAGGCCCTGCTCTTCGTCAACCGCCGCGGCTATGCGCCGGCGCTGCTCTGCCACGACTGCGGCTGGGGCGCGAGCTGCCGCGCCTGCGACGCGCGCATGACCTGGCACAAGCGGCGCGGACGCCTGCTCTGTCACCACTGCGGCGCACAGCAGGCGGTGCCCGAGAGCTGCCCCGCCTGCGGCAGCGCCACGCTGCGTGCCGCCGGACACGGCACCGAGCGCGTGGAGGAGCATCTGCGCACGCTGCTGCCGGAGGCGCGCATCGCGCGCGCCGATTCCGACGCCATGCAGCGCGCCGGCGCGTGGGACACGCTGCGCGACGAAGTGCTGTCCGGCGCGGTGCAGGTGCTGGTGGGCACGCAGATGCTCGCCAAGGGACACGACTTCCCCGGCATCACGCTGGTCGGCATCGTGTCGGTCGACCAGGCGCTGTTCTCGGCCGACCTGCGCGCCACCGAGCGCATGGCGCAGCTGGTGACCCAGGTCGCCGGCCGCGCCGGCCGCGGCGCGCGCGCCGGCGAGGTGCTGCTGCAGACGCACGTGCCCGACCACCCGCTGCTGCGCGAGCTGCTCGATGACGGTTACGAAGCCTTCGCCGCCTCGCTGCGCGCCGAACGCGCCGCCGCCGCGCTGCCGCCGGCGCGACCGCTCGCCCTGCTGCGCGCCGAGAGCGCGGCCGAGCGCGCCGCCGATGCCTTCCTCGAGGCTGCCGCCGGCGTGCTGCGCGCCCGCGGCGCCGAGGCCCTAGGCCCGGTGCCGGCACCGATGATGCGGCGCGCGGGCCGCTACCGCGCCCAGCTCTGGCTGCAGGCCGACAGTCGCGCGGCGCTGCAGCAGGCGCTGGCGCAGGCCTGCGTCGAGATCGAGGCGCTGCCGGCGGCGCGCCGCGTGCGCTGGGGCGTCGACGTGGACCCGGCCGACACGCTCTGA
- the argS gene encoding arginine--tRNA ligase, translated as MKAPLKADLQALLSTACQSLLADAGAADAAPAAVHIENTRDPAHGDFATNLAMTLAKPLKRNPRQIAEDLVARLPEDPRIERVEIAGPGFVNIFLSAAAWQGIARTILDTGADWGFDRSGARGRILIEFVSANPTGPMHVGHGRNAAYGDALARILSAAGWAVTREYYVNDAGRQVDVLTVSAWLRYLEACGETVTLPARGYPGDYLVTTGRALCDVHGDAFRHPAAIVFADLPTEPVEGDKDSVKQGQERYLDALIGRARALLGEAGYAQVRDFALESQIATIRDTLGRFGVAFDHYASEREVVQSGAPARALERLRASGHVYEADGATWLATSALGDEKDRVLYKSDGAATYFANDLAYHEDKIERGFDALIDVWGADHHGYIGRVRAAIQALTGRDDALEVTLIQFVSLSSGRMGKRSGNFVTLADLIDEVGADATRFFYLSRSQDQHLEFDLELAKSQSNDNPVYYVQYAHARICSVFGQARAQGVAVPDRADTDLLAPLTEDREQALLKLLARYPETVATAAAQRAPHTVSFYLRDLADALHGYYNAHKVLIDDAAVRDARLALLAATRVVLASGLGLLGVSAPESM; from the coding sequence ATGAAAGCCCCTCTCAAAGCCGACCTCCAAGCCCTGCTCTCCACGGCCTGCCAGAGCCTGCTGGCCGATGCCGGCGCCGCCGACGCCGCACCCGCGGCCGTGCACATCGAGAACACGCGCGACCCGGCGCACGGCGACTTCGCCACCAACCTGGCGATGACGCTGGCCAAGCCGCTCAAGCGCAATCCGCGCCAGATCGCGGAGGACCTGGTGGCACGGCTGCCCGAGGATCCGCGCATCGAACGCGTCGAGATCGCCGGCCCGGGCTTCGTCAATATCTTCCTGAGCGCCGCCGCCTGGCAGGGCATCGCGCGCACCATCCTCGACACCGGCGCCGACTGGGGATTCGACCGCAGCGGCGCGCGCGGCCGGATTCTCATCGAGTTCGTCTCCGCCAACCCCACCGGGCCGATGCACGTCGGCCACGGCCGCAATGCCGCCTACGGCGACGCACTGGCGCGCATCCTGTCGGCCGCCGGCTGGGCAGTGACGCGCGAGTACTACGTCAACGACGCCGGCCGGCAGGTCGACGTGCTGACGGTCAGCGCCTGGCTGCGCTACCTCGAGGCCTGCGGCGAGACCGTGACGCTGCCCGCGCGCGGCTATCCGGGCGACTATCTGGTGACGACGGGCCGGGCGTTGTGCGATGTCCACGGCGACGCCTTCCGGCATCCGGCGGCGATCGTCTTCGCGGACCTGCCGACCGAACCCGTCGAGGGCGACAAGGACAGCGTCAAGCAGGGGCAGGAGCGCTATCTCGACGCGCTGATCGGGCGCGCCCGCGCGCTGCTCGGCGAAGCCGGCTACGCGCAGGTGCGCGATTTCGCGCTGGAGTCGCAGATCGCCACCATCCGCGACACCCTGGGCCGCTTCGGCGTCGCCTTCGACCACTACGCCTCCGAGCGCGAGGTGGTGCAGTCCGGCGCGCCGGCGCGCGCGCTGGAGCGGCTGCGCGCGTCCGGTCACGTCTACGAGGCCGACGGCGCCACCTGGCTGGCGACCAGCGCGCTGGGCGACGAGAAGGACCGCGTGCTCTACAAGTCCGACGGCGCGGCGACCTACTTCGCCAACGACCTCGCCTATCACGAGGACAAGATCGAGCGCGGCTTCGACGCGCTCATCGATGTCTGGGGCGCGGACCATCACGGCTACATCGGCCGTGTGCGCGCCGCCATCCAGGCGCTCACCGGCCGCGACGACGCGCTGGAGGTCACCCTCATCCAGTTCGTGTCGCTGTCCTCCGGGCGCATGGGCAAGCGCAGCGGCAACTTCGTGACCCTGGCCGACCTCATCGACGAGGTCGGCGCCGACGCCACGCGCTTCTTCTACCTGTCGCGCTCGCAGGACCAGCATCTCGAGTTCGATCTCGAACTCGCCAAGAGCCAGTCCAACGACAATCCGGTGTACTACGTGCAGTACGCCCACGCGCGCATCTGCTCGGTGTTCGGACAGGCCCGGGCGCAGGGCGTCGCGGTGCCCGACCGCGCCGACACCGACCTGCTCGCGCCGCTGACCGAGGACCGCGAGCAGGCCCTGCTCAAGCTGCTGGCGCGCTATCCGGAGACGGTGGCGACCGCCGCGGCGCAGCGCGCGCCGCACACCGTCAGCTTCTATCTGCGCGACCTCGCCGACGCACTGCACGGCTACTACAACGCCCACAAGGTACTGATCGACGACGCCGCCGTCCGCGACGCGCGCCTGGCGCTGCTCGCCGCCACCCGCGTGGTGCTGGCCTCGGGCCTCGGACTGCTGGGCGTGTCGGCGCCGGAGTCGATGTAG
- a CDS encoding SPOR domain-containing protein, giving the protein MARDYASKRSNGRRRSTSKRQARRPGTPGWVWMILGVAIGIAGAAAYWVLQPPEQRPQVAAPEPSRPTEPENKGIEVPPEREARFSFYEMLPSYEVVIPREEIEGSKEAARRAEPDARESSPRNTQTLAEKGDYIIQIGSYRSRGDAESQRAELALIGVEARVETVTINESETWYRVRVGPIADAPRVHSLMMRLEEHGMRDAMLVRVKK; this is encoded by the coding sequence ATGGCGCGCGACTACGCCAGCAAGCGCAGCAACGGACGCCGGCGCAGCACGAGCAAGCGCCAGGCCAGGCGACCGGGCACGCCGGGATGGGTGTGGATGATCCTGGGCGTCGCCATCGGCATCGCCGGAGCGGCCGCCTACTGGGTGCTGCAGCCGCCGGAGCAGCGTCCGCAGGTGGCCGCGCCCGAGCCCTCCCGGCCGACCGAGCCGGAGAACAAGGGCATCGAGGTGCCGCCGGAACGGGAGGCCCGCTTCTCGTTCTACGAGATGCTGCCCAGCTACGAGGTCGTCATCCCGCGCGAGGAGATCGAGGGCAGCAAGGAGGCGGCACGCCGCGCCGAGCCCGATGCGCGCGAGAGCAGCCCCAGGAACACGCAGACCCTCGCCGAGAAGGGCGACTACATCATCCAGATCGGCTCCTACCGCAGCCGCGGCGATGCCGAGTCGCAGCGCGCCGAGCTCGCGCTCATCGGCGTGGAGGCGCGCGTCGAGACCGTCACCATCAACGAGTCGGAGACCTGGTACCGGGTCCGCGTCGGCCCCATTGCCGACGCACCGCGCGTGCACAGCCTGATGATGCGGCTGGAGGAGCACGGCATGCGCGACGCCATGCTGGTGCGGGTGAAGAAGTAG
- a CDS encoding 3-(methylthio)propionyl-CoA ligase, with translation MSTLQGQMMDVQLLVSALLRHADYNHADTEIVSRRLEGDIHRYTYSEAAVRIRKMANALEAFGLKRGERAATLAWNGYRHFELYYAISGIGSVMHTINPRLHPEQVAWIVNHAEDRILFFDITFAPIVDAIADQCPTVQQWVAMIDPDKMPEMKNVTPVSYEDFIKEQSAAYEWPELDENAAAALCYTSGTTGNPKGVLYSHRSLVLHTYAACLPDAFGVDATDVVLPIVPMFHVNAWSLPYVGALAGVKLVFPGAKLDGESVCELFENEKVTISAGVPTVWLLVLQHLQQNNRKLSTVKRMTVGGSACPPALMKTFKNDYGVQLEHAWGMTEMSPLGTYNHPKAKHLQLSEDEQFQARLSQGRAVFGVEMKIVDDKGNRMPQDGQSTGDLHVRGPWVVGRYFKKDESPLVDGWFPTGDVGYIDPDGYLTITDRTKDVIKSGGEWIGSIDIENIAMAHPAVAMAACIAARHEKWDERPLLLVQIKEGQSVTKEDLLKHFEGKIAKWWTPDDVLFVDSLPLGATGKVQKNKLRDEYGDHLLKQPA, from the coding sequence ATGAGCACGCTGCAAGGCCAGATGATGGATGTCCAGCTGCTGGTTTCTGCCCTGCTGAGGCACGCCGACTACAACCACGCCGATACCGAGATCGTCTCGCGCCGTCTCGAGGGTGACATCCACCGCTACACCTATTCCGAGGCCGCCGTGCGCATCCGGAAGATGGCGAACGCGCTGGAAGCCTTCGGCCTGAAGCGCGGCGAGCGCGCCGCCACCCTGGCGTGGAACGGCTATCGGCACTTCGAGCTCTACTACGCGATCTCGGGCATCGGCTCGGTGATGCACACCATCAATCCGCGTCTGCACCCCGAGCAGGTGGCGTGGATCGTGAACCATGCCGAGGATCGCATCCTGTTCTTCGACATCACCTTCGCGCCCATCGTCGACGCCATCGCCGACCAGTGCCCGACGGTGCAGCAGTGGGTGGCGATGATCGATCCGGACAAGATGCCGGAGATGAAGAACGTCACCCCGGTGAGCTACGAGGACTTCATCAAGGAACAGTCGGCGGCCTACGAATGGCCGGAACTGGACGAGAACGCCGCCGCCGCGCTCTGCTACACCTCGGGCACCACCGGCAACCCCAAGGGCGTGCTGTACTCGCACCGCTCGCTGGTGCTGCACACCTATGCCGCCTGTCTGCCGGACGCCTTCGGCGTGGACGCCACCGATGTGGTGCTGCCCATCGTGCCGATGTTCCACGTCAACGCCTGGAGCCTGCCCTATGTCGGCGCGCTGGCCGGCGTGAAGCTGGTGTTCCCGGGCGCGAAGCTCGACGGCGAGAGCGTCTGCGAGCTGTTCGAGAACGAGAAGGTCACGATCAGTGCCGGCGTGCCCACGGTCTGGCTTCTGGTGCTGCAGCATCTCCAGCAGAACAACCGCAAGCTGTCCACGGTCAAGCGCATGACGGTGGGCGGCTCGGCCTGCCCGCCGGCGCTGATGAAGACCTTCAAGAACGACTACGGCGTCCAGCTCGAGCATGCCTGGGGCATGACCGAGATGTCGCCGCTGGGCACCTACAACCACCCCAAGGCCAAGCACCTGCAGCTCTCCGAGGACGAGCAGTTCCAGGCCCGCCTGTCGCAGGGCCGGGCGGTGTTCGGCGTCGAAATGAAGATCGTCGACGACAAGGGCAACCGGATGCCGCAGGACGGCCAGTCGACCGGCGACCTCCACGTGCGCGGCCCCTGGGTCGTGGGGCGCTACTTCAAGAAGGACGAGTCGCCGCTGGTCGACGGCTGGTTCCCGACCGGCGACGTCGGCTACATCGATCCCGACGGCTATCTGACCATCACCGACCGCACCAAGGACGTCATCAAGTCCGGCGGCGAGTGGATCGGCTCCATCGACATCGAGAACATCGCCATGGCCCATCCGGCAGTGGCGATGGCCGCCTGCATCGCCGCCCGCCACGAGAAGTGGGACGAGCGGCCGCTGCTGCTGGTGCAGATCAAGGAAGGCCAGAGCGTGACCAAGGAGGATCTGCTCAAGCACTTCGAGGGCAAGATCGCCAAGTGGTGGACCCCGGACGACGTGCTCTTCGTCGACTCGCTGCCGCTGGGTGCCACCGGCAAGGTGCAGAAGAACAAGCTCCGCGACGAGTACGGCGACCATCTGCTGAAGCAGCCCGCCTGA